One region of Juglans regia cultivar Chandler chromosome 4, Walnut 2.0, whole genome shotgun sequence genomic DNA includes:
- the LOC108986417 gene encoding plasma membrane-associated cation-binding protein 1-like: protein MGYWNEKVLPKIKKVFDKTSTGTKKAAASEACKSFDESKEQINKEFEEKRTELQPKVLQIYEASSAEIKTFIKEPKEAGLKKNSVVVQKFLEELVKIEFPGSKQVSEASSKFEPALVPGPVLFVFEKVSTFIVTEEKVDEPPPAAATTTEEAGGNKEKETILVVEEEKKEEKKEEEEKKDQEVEKIEEEKIELAVEEAEKEEAAPATTEPAKVKEAAEPPKP, encoded by the exons ATGGGTTACTGGAATGAAAAAGTTCTTCCAAAGATCAAGAAGGTTTTCGACAAGACTAGTACTGGTACCAAGAAGGCTGCTGCTTCTGAGGCATGCAAGTCGTTCGACGAGTctaag GAGCAAATCAATAAGGAGTTTGAAGAGAAGAGGACTGAGCTTCAACCTAAAGTCCTCCAGATATATGAGGCTTCTTCAGCAGAAATCAAG ACTTTTATCAAGGAACCTAAGGAGGCAGGATTGAAGAAGAACTCTGTTGTGGTTCAAAAGTTCCTAGAAGAACTCGTGAAAATCG AATTTCCAGGATCAAAACAAGTATCTGAAGCATCTTCAAAGTTTGAGCCAGCTTTGGTTCCAGGACCAGTTCTCTTTGTCTTTGAAAAGGTATCAACATTCATAGTCACAGAAGAGAAAGTTGATGAGCCACCTCCAGCAGCAGCTACGACAACTGAAGAAGCAGGTGGCAATAAAGAAAAGGAGACGATCTTAGTtgtggaagaagagaagaaagaagaaaagaaggaagaggaagagaagaaagatcAGGAGGTggagaaaatagaagaagagaagatAGAATTGGCAGTGGAGGAGgctgaaaaagaagaagcagcaCCAGCTACAACCGAGCCTGCCAAGGTGAAGGAAGCTGCAGAGCCGCCAAAGCCTTGA
- the LOC108986422 gene encoding uncharacterized protein LOC108986422, with the protein MDSRWKSIWEMKVPDKVKFFMWKAGNNLLATRVNLFSKKVIENPICPICLKGEETIMHVLWHCPAAGDMWAESHRAIQKWGPLETDLLKLWKDLEGKLNKYELDGVAVIMRGLWMRRNKFIFDNKFLSPSSIIKYARESIEEYHAVEEGTVEQKSSRNGHHQE; encoded by the coding sequence ATGGATAGCAGGTGGAAGTCCATATGGGAAATGAAAGTTCCTGATAAGGTGAAGTTTTTCATGTGGAAGGCGGGAAACAACCTTCTTGCTACTAGAGTAAAcctcttttcaaaaaaagttaTTGAAAACCCTATATGCCCCATCTGTTTGAAAGGAGAGGAGACTATCATGCATGTTCTCTGGCATTGCCCAGCAGCTGGTGATATGTGGGCTGAGTCTCATAGAGCAATTCAGAAATGGGGTCCTTTGGAGACTGACCTGCTTAAGCTTTGGAAAGATCTTGAAGGGAAGCTCAACAAATATGAATTAGATGGAGTTGCAGTCATCATGAGGGGATTGTGGATGAGAaggaacaaatttatttttgacaaCAAATTTCTTAGCCCAAGTAGTATTATCAAATATGCCAGAGAATCTATTGAAGAATACCACGCAGTAGAGGAGGGGACAGTAGAGCAGAAGTCATCCAGAAATGGTCACCACCAGGAGTAA
- the LOC108986421 gene encoding uncharacterized protein LOC108986421, producing the protein MENFKRVLEKGNLLDLKWVGSKFTWSNRHKDASFMKEGLDKAVANPTWVQLFKECWVEVLTGKSSDHRPILLTMNRRDRFIRKDCRIFRYEASWDKEEGCEKVIQKAWRTNDRMRDSQTPITEQLERCIGALLGWSKHFKLDSNKEIKLKFEVLKGLQDEESCLNAAEIKKLQKEVGTLLENEDIKWKQRAKRNWYALGDRNTKYFHACANQRRQKNIIKQIEDEQGRICKDQEGIEGAFKGYFENLFSSTQPRSEEMEDCLKHLKSRVTREANEKLLRLFSKGRLKKQLKVGKKGKKGNMAIKLDMSKSYDRIEWPFVKAVMKKLGFCDAWIEQVMSCIISISYSVLVNGKTDLIGNTKGVTVVRGGSRVNHLLFADDCILFGRACVEEWKRLQELLLRYERASGQFLNKEKTIVYFNSNTPVAERDLVLSVGESMAQGSFKKYLGLQTMVGKSKYNTFRCLKERVWQKINNWKNCFLSGARKEVLIKAVLQAIPSYTMSVFKLPKKLCKEINIMLSKFWWSNHQKSYGIHWRSWEKMGTAKGKGGLGFRDLASFNLALLAKQAWRLLQSPHSLIAKIFKEKYFKNTSITEAKLGNAPSLIWRSVWSSLGLLKEGLRWKVGDGAQINIWGQK; encoded by the exons ATGGAGAATTTCAAAAGGGTTTTGGAGAAGGGAAACCTGTTAGACTTAAAGTGGGTGGGCAGCAAGTTCACATGGAGCAACAGACATAAGGATGCTTCATTCATGAAAGAAGGGCTTGATAAGGCAGTCGCCAACCCAACCTGGGTCCAATTGTTTAAGGAATGCTGGGTGGAAGTGCTAACAGGCAAGAGTTCAGATCACAGGCCAATCCTGCTGACCATGAACAGAAGGGACAGATTCATAAGGAAGGATTGTAGAATCTTTAGATATGAAGCAAGCTGGGATAAGGAGGAGGGATGTGAGAAAGTAATCCAAAAGGCATGGAGGACTAATGATAGAATGAGAGATTCACAAACCCCAATAACAGAACAATTGGAAAGGTGTATAGGGGCACTTCTAGGATGGAGTAAGCATTTCAAACTGGACAGTAATAAGGAAATAAAGCTAAAATTTGAGGTACTGAAGGGATTACAAGATGAAGAGAGTTGCCTCAATGCAGCTGAAATAAAGAAGTTGCAGAAAGAAGTTGGAACTTTGCTTGAGAATGAGGATATtaagtggaaacaaagggctaaAAGAAATTGGTATGCACTGGGGGACAGAAACACAAAGTATTTCCATGCATGTGCAAACCAAAGGAGGCAAAAGAACATAATTAAACAGATTGAAGATGAGCAAGGGAGAATCTGTAAAGACCAAGAGGGAATTGAGGGAGCTTTCAAGGGGTATTTTGAGAACTTGTTCAGTTCAACTCAACCAAGGTCAGAAGAGATGGAAGACTGCTTAAAACACTTAAAATCTCGAGTTACAAGGGAGGCAAATGAAAAACTGCTTAGACTTTTTAGCAAGGGGAGATTGAAGAAGCAATTAAAA GTggggaaaaagggaaagaaagggAACATGGCCATTAAGTTAGACATGTCAAAATCTTATGATAGGATAGAGTGGCCATTTGTGAAAGCAGTAATGAAAAAACTAGGCTTCTGTGATGCTTGGATAGAGCAAGTTATGAGTTGTATAATCTCAATTTCTTATTCTGTGTTGGTCAATGGAAAGACAG ATCTGATTGGGAATACTAAAGGGGTCACAGTTGTGAGAGGAGGGAGTAGAGTAAATCATctgctatttgcagatgactgTATTTTATTTGGGAGGGCTTGTGTTGAGGAATGGAAGAGATTGCAAGAGCTGTTGCTAAGGTATGAAAGAGCTTCTGGCCAATTTCTGAATAAAGAGAAGACAATAGTATATTTCAACTCAAATACTCCTGTGGCAGAAAGGGATTTAGTCCTAAGTGTAGGGGAGTCCATGGCTCAAGGCAGCTTTAAAAAATACCTTGGTTTACAAACCATGGTTGGTAAATCGAAATATAACACTTTTAGATGTCTCAAGGAGAGGGTGTGGCAGAAGATCAACAACTGGAAGAATTGTTTTCTGTCAGGGGCAAGGAAGGAGGTGTTAATCAAGGCAGTACTTCAAGCAATTCCCTCTTACACAATGAGTGTGTTTAAGCTGCCCAAAAAGCTCTGTAAGGAGATCAATATCATGCTGTCCAAATTTTGGTGGAGTAATCATCAGAAAAGTTATGGGATCCATTGGAGGAGTTGGGAAAAAATGGGGACAGCTAAGGGTAAGGGAGGTTTGGGGTTTAGAGATTTGGCTAGCTTCAACTTAGCTCTCCTTGCTAAACAGGCTTGGAGATTGCTACAAAGCCCTCACTCTTTGATTGCTAAgatattcaaagaaaaatatttcaagaacaCCTCCATCACAGAAGCAAAACTAGGGAATGCCCCCTCTCTGATATGGAGGAGTGTTTGGAGTTCATTGGGGTTACTAAAGGAGGGGCTGAGGTGGAAAGTTGGGGATGGAGCACAAATCAACATATGGGGTCAAAAATAG